DNA sequence from the Liolophura sinensis isolate JHLJ2023 chromosome 1, CUHK_Ljap_v2, whole genome shotgun sequence genome:
ttgaaaacatgaaacagaTCTGAAATGTTTACACGGTTACAGTGTCATTAATCATGAAGGTGTTATGAAACAgatatgaaatgtttacatgCTTACAGTGTCATTAATCATGAAGGCGTTATGAAACAgatctgaaatatttacatgGTTACAGTATCATTAATCATGAAGGCGTTATGAAACATATCTGAAATGTTTACATGGTTACAGTATCATTAGTCAAGAAGGCGTTATGAAACAgatatgaaatgtttacatgGTTATGGTATCATTAGTCATGAAGGCGTTATGAAACAGATCTGAAATGTTTACATGGTTACAGTATCGTTAATCATGGGTTCTATGCAAACCAGGggtgcagttacatgtacattcattcattttaacaaGTATACAGAGAATTTCTTCATAATCCTTAACATGCAGTCACCAAAGATTACAAAATTTTTGAAGGAAAGGGTAACAAGTAGTGTGAGTAGCATAGTAACGACTGTATGTATGTCAGTCtgcaacagaacaaaaattgcCACAATTTTGCCAAAAACGAATGAAAAGGACAGAACAGAtagaattttgttgaaaatcaaCACAACAGAATGGATCTTGAACTGGATCAGTAACCTATCACAGTGAAGTCACATACCATGTTTCAATTCAGTGAgaagaatcattttaaaaaaaagggtTGAAACTGTTTTGCACTGTACATATCAGATGTAAACACATAGTCCCCATGGTCCAGGTGGGGTACTTATATGTGAAAAAGTGACTACAACGAAGTCACACAATGAATTCAGTAATGAAGTTCATGTTAAACATAGTTTTcaattgaaaactgattttcttGAAAGATTAATCTGACTATTTCCTTACCTGTTCTTCTGGATCTTCATATTCGATAACAAAGATTACCTCCCCTGCCTCAAAAGACAGTTCATCTCCGTCTTCACTTGTGTAGGGGTGAGTGGCACAAACCTGAGCAGTAAATCACGTCACAACTTACTCAACAgtatgtcatttatatatctgtCGAGTATTGCACTGGCAGAAAGCAGGCAAAGTCTCACACCAAAACCTGCTGACATTTCTTAAAATAACCAAGTTCAAAGCTGACTGTTAAGGTAAATATGAACCTGCATGTAAGAGAGgtaaattgatttattaatttaactgACAGGTGTTGATATGCTGTATATCTTATTCATAGTTTACACTATATTGAAGAATATTCCACCCATATGATAAATCCACTATAAGTGGAAAATAAAGACCAACTCCTTGAGTATGTCTATATTGGAAGCCCACTGGTGATCTATCAATAGCATAAGCAGATGTATGTATAACAATGGTTATACCTTAGTTTATTGCTTACCCATCCATCAGGTAATGGAGGATATCAAGTTAATTTTATGCTGCCCCTTTTGCATCATGTGTGactcagagagagagagagagaggataAGAGTTTCTCAAGGTGTAAAGAGACAATAATGTTGGAGGTGAAGTGATAAAGGCATGTAATTTTATTGGAAGTAGTAACACAGTCGTATTACTGtgatatgaaaatataaaagtacTCACAATAGCTGCATCATCTCCATACTCCTGTCTACTTGAGAATCTAGCATTATtcttgattatacatgtatgtgtggaagTGGAAATCCACTATGTAACTGTCACCCAGTAAACATACCTGGAAGAGCACACCAGGTGGAGGTGTAGCCACTGGTTCATTAGAGGTTGGGACTTGATACAGGTGCTTCTCATCATCAGAATCTTCATCTGCATCCTTCTGGCCATCCTTCTTGGAATTTTCTTTATGATCTGGTTCCTTCTTTGTTCTTTCCTCGTCTTTGTTCTCTGAGGTAGATCTGGTTTGTTCAGATTTCACCTCCACTTCATTCTCGACAGCATTTTTCTGTTCCAATTGTGAGGGTCTTTCAGCATTTGATTTTGTCACACCAGTCCCATTCTATAAAATGCATATGAAGAGAACATGTGAATAAAGGATTTCATATTTGTCTTTATGCCTTATTTCAGAAATTTTATGACTTAGTGTGGTTCTTGCTTTTTTCTTTGCTGTACTTTTCTTTCATGTCATGATAAGTGTTACTCTTTAAATTGCACCTTCATGGCAGATATTATGAAATTTCTGCAGAGCCTGTTCCGAGAAAAAAGGTgggtaattaaaaaaaaaatgcagcagATTCAAAGCAATTATACTTTACAAAAGTACACTTGCATTCTAATTTTGGATATGACACAAAATCCTCCAGTCCTGGGTGATTGAATGGATGTTCATGAGAAAATGCTCACCTGCTTCACAGTAATATTTTCATAATCTTGTCCGACTCGCACCTGTTCTCTAGGAGGTTCCTCAACTGATGGTTCTGTATCTACCTCTTCTGAAGCAACAACCCACATTTTTTATCAGAATCATTGCAGTTTTCACTCTTTGAAATTTTCTGCCAGCTATCTTGTCTCTggacttaaaaaaaacatatgttaaTATAATAATTCCTCAGCTTTTACATCAAATCTggaattattaatttatttgatcgttaCTCAATGccacatttttcacttatgcaatgatGATTttcagttctatgggtggagcAAACCGGAGTGTCCAgcataaaccatcaacctttggtaagttactgacgaactttactatatgtgacatacatgtgtactgatacgcacatcatactggtggagaCAAGTTAACTTCAACAAAAGTTAGAATGTGCAAATGACCTCATAAGTGACATCAGACTTTTTTTATCACCTACACTAGAAGTGAGAGTGCTGGAAAAAATCTTgattattcattgatttatatGACTGGGGTTGAACAGTGCCCCAAAAAATCACTACACTTTGTGAGTTAATTGAAAACTTCCTGACTTTGCTGATTAGCTTTGGCGAATTAGACATCTTTTCTTTACATGGTGtcctttcaaacaaatcttttttCTATCATTCCGCTGCACACATATTTTGATGAAACATGTggatttttaataaaatacagATTGTTACACTGCTTTTCCAAAAACATGAACTGAATACAAACAAACCATAAAACTAGAAGAGATTCGAACCTTCTTCTGGTAATGAAGCATCATCCTCTGGTTCCACGTACAGGTTAGGTGTGGTGGTTGGGTGTGACTTCCTGTCCAGCTCTGTGTGGGTAACCCGCTCAGCTTCCGCGTGCGACACCCGCTCCACATCAGAATGAGAAGCACGGTCACTCTCAGGGATTGCTGCTCGCTCACTTCCATTGGATATTGATGGCTCTGATCTGGATGACCTTGAActgaaatgacacaaacaatgGTGAAGTGAAAGATACAGCTAATGTACAAGGAAGAAATCAAAAGTATTGATAACCCCATGTGGTACTGTAATGTTTTCCCTGACCTAACACGAATGAAATATAATTACTTATTTGACAGTTGATTTGGTGCTATAAAAATTTTATATGGTGGCAGTccagaggaaaccggagtgcctgagATAACAAAAATGCCTCGGGCCAGGCGAGATACTGATGAACATTGCCCCATGTATGCAGGCTGCCACAGGTATTCACACCATGTCAGTGACAGAGACATATCAGTAAACCATCAGCATTACAGGCAGCAGGTGCTTGTTTTACAACAAACCTTCtatcactcatacatgtaccttcagatTATACAAATAACATCTGACAATTGCACATATGTCAACTGTCGATTAGGTCAAAAACATGTTATCACACCAGGAAAGTACTCTAAGGGAGTCCTCAAATGTCAAGCACTGAGAAACTGCAGGTGCATCACATGCTGTCTTCAATGGGTGGTGAGCAGCATCCTCAACTGacaaatacaatgtaacaaTACCCACCCTAAAGAGTCTGTCTTGGAGACAGGCCGCATGGTGGCCACAAACACATGAGCAACGTTGTCTTTGGCCAGCTTGTCTGCCACTTCGCCTAGGGCACCATTGATCTGTAATTACACACCATATAATTAGTTTGTACATACATCATAAACAATGCACTTCTGGAAGactttcaaataaatgtaaacacacGTTTGGAACTTATGCTGGAAGATGAAACTGTAACTAACAGAACttatttaaaccaaaattaTGAACTCATagcatatttattaatattagcCTAAGAAAAATAATGCTTTAAGAATGTTTTCAGACTAACATTTCCAAGACAAAACAGAATAACTCTTCTCCTTCAGTGTAGTGCAGATTATGAGCCTGGTTGTTGACATTATTCACATCAATCTCTATTCAATAAACGCACTCATTGCTGAAAGATATACCTTGAATTTACAGTCCAAACAGAGTTGTTGTGATAAGCAGAAGACTGAAACCTGTCCCATTAAATCTTGTCATAAAGCTCACAAGGAAATTACAAGTGAAGGAGAAGTTGTTTTTTGTGAACATACGGAAAATGACCCAAAGTTTTGCCCTGGGACTCGGAAAGTGCATCCCAGGATTCACTGCGTTGATCGTGGTGTTTACTGACTCAGCGCTGCGGGAGAGTATCtggggtggtcaggggattatatggacagttcaagaatgtaatgtACAAACTcgtgcttcactgagcagttagtctatgctcctaccaccaacagttcatgttttcctcagttttaatcataatgattttagtgcATGCACTTCgcaacaggttgattgttttattattgttattttgtgataaatgggaatttagGAGAAAACTCTGTGGAGATTAAGTGTGACTACTTGCAAACTAGGCCTATGAGCAGAtgagatgaagatgtcaaattaGTCATACAGACTGGTTTCATCTACAAGTAGATACAAGCCACTTGTGACCACAGGATTCAAAATTTTCATGTCTACCCATCGATCACGTGATTTTTGTTAgcgaaaggcaaaacaataatcttaccTATCACTGGCAAGACATAAATCACgtctgggcaaaactgtatacaggaaatcataaaacattttgtttataaagccaCTGATGGTGCAGTGCGAACTCCTACTATGATAGTAATTTAAACAAATCCTATCTCCAGATATAACAGACTTGCACACAGTGTTactgaaaaaaagtaaatcatgGTAGTTTTCATAAACCTCGCATGGAGTATGTTTACTATGTTTAATGGGAGGTTCCCGATATAAAAATGCAGGAAAATGAACTTTTCTGTAATATGATGACAGTTccgactgtaaagaaacaaaatgtgcgtgAAATACTAAATTAGAATTACGTGGATGCGGGAAGCTGATGACAGgaatttctcagtgaaatttgcTTTTAGCTGAAATAATCGTTGCATGATGAGGGCATCACAGCCGTTCACCAGATAACGGTGTGAGGCGACTTCCACGTAGGCCTAACCCGAATAATCAGTTCCTCTACGGTggacattgtgcatgtacattccttgttagGCCTTAGGTGTTTGggatttaaaggtttgtaacaGACATCgcctgtcttaatactttcttcTATTTCATTTgtgggtatatttagagatctacatgtaggcctactaatcgggagacctgcacacctcactgtcagtgacttgaccctaTGTAGCAGGGGGTTAATTGCTcttttctgtcatcttgccaTCAACTCAGATCATGTGAAAGTAAACGaacatgctaaactttaggtcatttactatacatgtatttaaatattaaaaggCTTTGTACAGACAGAGGCAGtttatacaaaatgttttgGAACACATTTGTGTGCTGTTATACCTCTACATCACTAAGTCTTGTAATCCGACAACATCATCACTCAGCAATGATTTGAGTATAGATTCACTACTGTCACTAAATGATACTGACAAATATTATCTATGACAAGTTTACGAGGAACCCTGGGTAGAACTGTCAGAAAAAGATAAAGTGAgctaaacaaaaatatgcagcCATTCAGAATACAGGTTTATGTACAAAggtgttgtgtgtttttttttttggtttttttttgccatgGTAATTATGCCACTGATTAATACAGATTAGATAGTCATACCTTTCCAACGTTTTCATGAAAGATGTTTTCAGCTGAGAAGTAATTCTGGAAAGTTGAAGCATAAAAGGATCCTCGGCTACAAAAGAACAAAGAtcaattaaatgtacatgcttttaaatgtaaatgtattatattacAGTATTTATAACCACTGCTAAGATTTGCATGTCAAGGTAAAGTTCTTACAGACAACAATGTTACCATGAGCACATAAGTTTCTGTGGAATATGCTGTTGTATTGACAACACCGTAGAACCCTGAGACTTTAGGGGATGTCAGGTGGACATTGTTGGAAATGAATATGGTAAATTTCACCCAAAAGATGTGCATTAATGGAGAGAAATAAATGTCTTCATAATATTACTTTAAAGATACCTTAGTTACAAAAGTTGTCAGAATCTgacaaaatgtgcaaatttcaGGAATTATGGAattgctgttacatgtatatatgaggaACTGCAGTAACATAGCCATCAAAGAACAACAGAGCAATTTATACGATCCTTGGAAATTGCCACATTTCCgtataaaatgacaacattcTTTGGTCTTCTcctcaatttgtttttctttctcatttCAAAATGTTCGGGACAGTGGAGGATCCACACTGCTGTTCCTCAATGTTCAGAACACAGCTGAGCTATGCTATGTCTAATGTCATGTTTTGCACTCTTTTTCGTTTACTGGAGATTCAGTCTGTGAAATTGGTACAGACTAAAGAATGTTATACGTTTTATGTTCAATCTGTCCCTGGTTTGTTGTTACTGTGAAATCATGTCAAATGAAATGAATGGTTTACTTAGCAAAAATTGATGATTCTTTTTAGTGATTTGATAAAACATGAAGTGAGCAAGTGTAAGTGAAAACCATCTTGAATTCAAGAGTGCCTCATCCATTTGGCCTCTGTGCAAATCTCATGCTGCCAGAAAACACAAGGCACGCAACTAATCAGGAATGTAAGGAGTTTATTTATGTCAGGTGTTCCATTACTCTATTGGAATGAATGTCATTGGCAGGAGAGTtgactttaaaatgtttcataagTTGTGCTAATGTGTATGTAATACGTGGGGTATAGCaatgaagggagacaacttacACTGGGAGATAAATTTTTCATCCCACAAGTCTCGCTTATATAATTTTATCCCAACACAAATAGgaaaacaatgttttaaatcAAAGGCTTCATACAACTGACAGATCTCTGTTATCAGAACTCTCACTGAAAGGAAGTGTCCTTAGCAGCATCCAAACCACAAATGTTGTACACCACACGTTCACACCTGTGGTTTTCCTGCCAGCTTTTCTAATAAGTTTATACAGGCCTCATCCTAACCTGTGCCCTAGCCTCACCTGCCCTGTGACTTCACCTTACCTCTCATGGAGTCTGGGTAAATCATTGGACAGATCTTTGTTCAGGTCCTCGTAGATACGCTTGGCCTCATTTAACTCTTCCTTTGCCTGAAACAGAAAATGATATGTTAGAAAATTTTAGTGATTATTTCATAAATTGAACCTGGCATACTTGTAAGCTTTTATCACATCATGTCACTTTACCGATAAATTGTTATCACCATGTCACAAGTTAACTATCATGTAGCACCATATTCTaagtgtgtgtatgttttcaaaCATCATCCACTGTTGAtttcatacaaatacaaataaatgcCTGTTAGCAAGTAATGCCTGTTGCTCCCTGTTTTGTCCTCGGCAAAATTCTGTTTACAcacaagctgtacatgtatttaaagttaattcctcagccttttagTAAACATAGACTTTCCAGAGAAATTATGCATCTTAGAAACAATACCGGACATGGCAACAAGCACAAAACATGGGTTGACCAATCTTTGGCTTTACAAACATCTGTCCAGTCTAGACAAATCTATAGCCTCATAGTGTATCAAAGAACGAatggtgcatgtatatttattttattttgtttgattcttgtttaatgccatgaaTAACAAGACAGAAAGACTGagcaagtacaaaaataataagtacatatatgtacacatacttgttCATTTGGAAACTGATTCAACCTTCATACA
Encoded proteins:
- the LOC135461737 gene encoding amphiphysin-like; the protein is MADHGKGGKFLAKAQKQLFRTKAKVLQNLGKADKTTDTNFDDYVTNFAKLQGSVSKLQKELKNYIMCAKGMAVASKAFCDVLLELYEPDWTKESDFKQSVNSIELLWNNYLMTLESQVNDPIATYLSHFPPLKAKVAKRGRKLVDYDSARHTLEALQNTKKKDEAKIAKAKEELNEAKRIYEDLNKDLSNDLPRLHESRGSFYASTFQNYFSAENIFHENVGKINGALGEVADKLAKDNVAHVFVATMRPVSKTDSLGSRSSRSEPSISNGSERAAIPESDRASHSDVERVSHAEAERVTHTELDRKSHPTTTPNLYVEPEDDASLPEEEEVDTEPSVEEPPREQVRVGQDYENITVKQNGTGVTKSNAERPSQLEQKNAVENEVEVKSEQTRSTSENKDEERTKKEPDHKENSKKDGQKDADEDSDDEKHLYQVPTSNEPVATPPPGVLFQVCATHPYTSEDGDELSFEAGEVIFVIEYEDPEEQDEGWLMGIKQSDGLKGVFPENFTKRM